The Mycolicibacterium lutetiense genome window below encodes:
- a CDS encoding alpha/beta hydrolase, with protein sequence MKFRMRFGALLAVTAVAATGCTQVVEGQARIAVPRPGTPVQWLPCNAGSGDQVQIPDNAECGMLSVPVDYSKPDGEIARLAMIRFPAAGKKIGSLVINPGGPGESGVESAVALLSGLPQPVKDRFDIVGFDPRGVGSSMPAVWCNSDDDNDRLRADPTVEYTPEGVEHLENETKKFVQRCVDKMGTEFLENVGTENVAKDLDAIRVAVGDDKLTYLGYSYGTRIGATYAEQFPEKVRAMILDGAVDPNADPVEEDIRQAAAFQKAFDNYATDCATKNPDCPLGTDPAKAVEVYKSLVDPLVEHPAKTRDERGLGYSDAIVGTILPLYSPNLWRHLTDGLTGLKNGNGDVMLALADLYMGRDAKGHYNNSTDVRVAVNCVDKPAITDRATVVDEDRRAREVAPFLSYGEFTGNAPMGTCAFWPVPPTSKPHEISVKGLPPTLVVSTTNDPATPYQAGVDLARQLGGTLVTFEGTQHTVVFQGNKCIDDIATTYLLDVTVPPPGTRC encoded by the coding sequence ATGAAGTTCAGGATGAGGTTCGGCGCGCTGCTCGCTGTGACGGCGGTGGCCGCGACGGGCTGCACCCAGGTGGTCGAAGGCCAGGCCAGGATCGCGGTCCCACGGCCCGGAACACCGGTGCAATGGCTGCCGTGCAACGCCGGCTCGGGCGACCAGGTGCAGATCCCCGACAACGCCGAATGCGGGATGCTGTCGGTGCCGGTCGACTACTCCAAGCCCGACGGCGAGATCGCCCGACTGGCGATGATCCGCTTCCCGGCCGCGGGCAAGAAGATCGGCTCGTTGGTGATCAACCCCGGCGGCCCCGGCGAATCCGGGGTGGAATCGGCGGTCGCCCTGTTGTCGGGCCTGCCGCAGCCGGTCAAGGATCGTTTCGACATCGTCGGGTTCGATCCGCGCGGTGTCGGATCCTCGATGCCGGCGGTGTGGTGCAACTCCGACGACGACAACGACCGGTTGCGGGCCGATCCGACGGTGGAATACACCCCGGAAGGCGTTGAGCACCTCGAGAACGAAACGAAGAAATTCGTCCAGCGCTGCGTCGACAAGATGGGCACCGAGTTCCTGGAGAACGTCGGCACCGAGAACGTCGCCAAGGATCTGGATGCGATCCGGGTCGCGGTCGGCGACGACAAGCTGACCTACCTGGGGTACTCCTACGGCACCCGCATCGGCGCGACCTACGCCGAGCAGTTTCCGGAGAAGGTGCGCGCGATGATCCTCGACGGTGCCGTGGACCCGAACGCGGATCCGGTGGAAGAAGACATCCGTCAGGCCGCGGCATTCCAGAAGGCCTTCGACAACTACGCCACCGACTGCGCCACCAAGAACCCCGACTGCCCACTGGGCACCGACCCGGCCAAGGCCGTCGAGGTCTACAAGAGCCTGGTCGACCCACTCGTGGAGCACCCGGCCAAGACCCGCGATGAGCGTGGGCTGGGCTACAGCGACGCCATCGTGGGCACCATCCTGCCGCTGTACTCGCCGAATCTGTGGCGGCACCTGACCGACGGCCTGACCGGGCTGAAGAACGGCAACGGCGATGTGATGTTGGCGCTGGCCGACCTTTACATGGGTCGAGATGCCAAGGGCCACTACAACAATTCGACCGACGTGCGGGTCGCGGTCAACTGCGTCGACAAGCCCGCCATCACCGACCGGGCCACCGTCGTCGACGAGGACCGGCGGGCCCGCGAGGTCGCTCCGTTCTTGAGCTACGGCGAGTTCACCGGAAACGCGCCGATGGGCACCTGCGCATTCTGGCCGGTGCCGCCCACCAGCAAGCCGCATGAGATCTCGGTGAAGGGACTCCCTCCGACATTGGTGGTCTCGACCACCAATGACCCGGCGACGCCCTATCAGGCGGGCGTCGACCTGGCCCGCCAACTCGGGGGCACGCTGGTGACTTTCGAGGGCACCCAGCACACCGTGGTGTTCCAGGGCAACAAGTGCATCGACGACATCGCCACCACATACCTCCTGGACGTGACCGTGCCGCCGCCCGGGACCCGCTGCTGA
- a CDS encoding WS/DGAT/MGAT family O-acyltransferase has protein sequence MQRLSGLDASFLYLETASQPMHVCSVLELDTSTMPGGYTFDRMRDALSLTVKAMPEFREKLADSRFNLDHPVRVDDKDFDVDRHLHRIGLPAPGGRAELAEICGHIASLPLDRTRPLWEMWVIENVADTDARAGGRLALMTKVHHSAVDGVTGANLMSKLCTTEPDAPPPDPVDGVGGATGAEIAIGGALKFAARPLKFANMLPATATTVVDTVRRAFSGQSMAAPFNAPKTAFNTNITGRRSVAFAQLDLEDIKTIKKHFDVKVNDVVMALVSGVLRTFLGDRGELPESSLVAMVPVSVHDRSDRPGRNQVSGMFSKLDTHLEDPAERLLAISASNSVAKQHSSAIGATLLQDWTQFAAPAVFGAAMRVYAASRLSGAKPVHNLVISNVPGPQVPLYLLGCEVKAMYPLGPIFHGSGLNITVMSLTGKLDVGIMSCPELLPDLWDLADAFPVALDELLAATR, from the coding sequence ATGCAACGGCTCAGCGGACTCGACGCCAGCTTCCTGTATCTCGAAACCGCCTCGCAGCCCATGCATGTGTGTTCCGTGCTGGAACTGGACACCTCGACGATGCCGGGTGGCTACACCTTCGACCGGATGCGCGACGCGCTCTCGTTGACCGTCAAGGCGATGCCGGAGTTCCGCGAAAAGCTGGCCGACAGTCGGTTCAATCTCGACCACCCGGTGCGGGTGGACGACAAGGACTTCGACGTCGACCGGCATCTGCATCGGATCGGCCTGCCGGCACCGGGCGGGCGCGCCGAACTGGCGGAGATCTGCGGGCACATCGCCTCACTGCCGCTGGACCGGACCAGGCCGCTGTGGGAGATGTGGGTCATCGAGAACGTGGCGGACACCGACGCCCGGGCCGGCGGCCGGCTGGCGCTGATGACCAAGGTGCACCATTCCGCCGTCGACGGGGTGACCGGCGCCAACCTGATGTCGAAGTTGTGCACCACCGAGCCCGACGCGCCGCCGCCCGATCCGGTAGACGGGGTGGGTGGCGCCACCGGTGCCGAGATCGCCATCGGCGGTGCACTGAAGTTCGCGGCCCGCCCACTCAAGTTCGCCAATATGCTGCCGGCCACGGCGACCACGGTGGTCGATACGGTGCGGCGTGCCTTCAGCGGGCAGTCGATGGCGGCTCCGTTCAATGCCCCGAAGACCGCGTTCAACACCAATATCACCGGACGGCGCAGCGTCGCATTCGCCCAGCTGGACCTCGAGGACATCAAAACCATCAAGAAGCATTTCGACGTCAAGGTCAACGATGTGGTGATGGCGCTGGTATCCGGCGTGCTGCGGACGTTCCTCGGCGACCGTGGCGAACTGCCCGAAAGTTCCCTGGTCGCGATGGTGCCGGTGTCCGTACACGACCGTTCCGACCGGCCCGGCCGCAACCAGGTGTCGGGCATGTTCTCCAAGCTGGATACCCATCTCGAGGATCCAGCCGAGCGGTTGCTCGCCATCTCGGCGTCGAATTCGGTTGCCAAGCAGCACAGTTCGGCGATCGGCGCGACGTTGCTGCAGGACTGGACACAGTTCGCGGCACCGGCGGTGTTCGGTGCGGCGATGCGCGTCTACGCGGCCAGTCGGCTGTCGGGGGCCAAACCCGTGCACAACCTCGTCATCTCCAACGTGCCGGGGCCGCAGGTACCGCTGTACCTGCTGGGCTGCGAGGTCAAGGCGATGTATCCGCTGGGCCCGATCTTCCACGGATCCGGGCTCAACATCACCGTCATGTCCCTGACCGGCAAACTGGACGTCGGCATCATGTCCTGCCCGGAATTGTTGCCTGACCTGTGGGATCTGGCCGACGCTTTCCCCGTCGCGCTCGACGAACTGCTCGCGGCTACCCGATAG
- a CDS encoding alpha/beta hydrolase, producing MTAVWWAGRRAARALAVTLLSATAVVYPVAVPVAGAAPESGPEWGSCAQWVQDPARIPTAQCGTVAVPIDWSGAWNPSDPQGAQAQLAVIRIPATGNRIGALFINPGGPGASAVDTVASMGAALAGSPLTDHFDLVGFDPRGVGHSTPQLRCRTDAEIDAYRREPMTDYSPAGVAHIEDIYRQFAQQCLDRMGAPFLANVGTASAVRDMDAVRAALGEDQINYLGFSYGTELGGAYAEQYGERVRTMVLDGAINPSLDPITKNVRQLAGFQKAFDTYAADCAKSADCPLGTDPAQFVGRFQQLVDPLATTPASTSDPRGLGYADAITGTGNALYSARYWPYLTSGLLGLTRGNDAGDLLLLADDYWRRDETGQYQNMQDAFTAIRCVDMPFPTDPAVWADADQQIRAVAPFMSYGEFTGYAPRDICALWPVPATSAPHPITGPGPGKVVVVSTTGDPATPYQAGVDLARQMDAALISFTGTQHTVVFNGDACVDTAVLGFFVNQTSPGNLSC from the coding sequence ATGACTGCCGTGTGGTGGGCGGGCAGACGGGCAGCGAGAGCATTAGCGGTGACGCTGCTCAGTGCAACCGCCGTGGTGTACCCGGTCGCCGTACCGGTCGCGGGCGCCGCGCCGGAATCCGGGCCGGAGTGGGGAAGTTGCGCACAATGGGTGCAAGACCCGGCACGGATTCCGACGGCGCAGTGCGGCACCGTCGCGGTGCCCATCGATTGGAGCGGTGCCTGGAATCCGTCTGATCCCCAAGGGGCACAGGCGCAATTGGCCGTCATCCGGATTCCGGCCACCGGCAACCGGATCGGTGCCCTGTTCATCAACCCCGGTGGCCCCGGCGCCTCGGCGGTGGACACCGTCGCCAGTATGGGTGCGGCACTCGCCGGGTCTCCACTCACCGATCATTTCGACCTGGTCGGATTCGATCCGCGCGGCGTCGGACATTCCACCCCGCAGTTGCGCTGCCGCACCGACGCCGAGATCGACGCCTACCGCCGCGAGCCGATGACCGATTACAGCCCGGCCGGGGTCGCCCACATCGAAGACATCTACCGACAATTCGCCCAGCAGTGCCTGGACCGCATGGGTGCGCCGTTCCTGGCCAACGTCGGCACCGCGTCGGCGGTGCGGGACATGGACGCAGTGCGGGCCGCACTGGGGGAGGACCAGATCAACTATCTGGGCTTCTCCTACGGCACCGAACTGGGTGGCGCCTACGCCGAACAGTACGGCGAGCGGGTACGCACCATGGTGCTCGACGGGGCCATCAACCCCAGCCTGGACCCGATCACCAAGAACGTCCGCCAACTCGCCGGCTTCCAGAAGGCCTTCGACACCTACGCCGCAGACTGCGCGAAATCGGCCGACTGCCCGCTGGGCACCGATCCGGCCCAGTTCGTCGGCAGGTTCCAGCAACTGGTCGATCCATTGGCGACGACGCCGGCCTCCACCTCGGACCCGCGCGGACTCGGTTACGCCGACGCCATCACCGGAACCGGCAACGCCCTCTACTCGGCGCGGTACTGGCCCTACCTGACCAGCGGGCTACTCGGGTTGACGCGCGGCAACGACGCCGGTGACCTGCTGTTGCTCGCCGACGACTACTGGCGTCGCGACGAAACCGGGCAGTACCAGAACATGCAGGACGCGTTCACCGCGATCCGCTGCGTCGATATGCCGTTCCCCACCGACCCGGCAGTGTGGGCCGACGCCGATCAGCAGATCCGCGCTGTGGCGCCGTTCATGTCCTACGGCGAGTTCACCGGGTACGCGCCCCGCGACATCTGCGCACTGTGGCCGGTGCCCGCGACGTCGGCGCCGCATCCGATCACCGGGCCCGGACCCGGCAAGGTCGTGGTGGTGTCCACCACCGGCGACCCGGCCACGCCCTATCAGGCCGGGGTGGACCTGGCCCGGCAAATGGACGCGGCCCTGATCTCCTTCACCGGTACCCAACACACCGTGGTGTTCAACGGAGACGCCTGTGTCGACACCGCCGTGCTCGGTTTCTTCGTCAACCAAACCTCGCCGGGCAACCTCTCCTGCTAA
- the panB gene encoding 3-methyl-2-oxobutanoate hydroxymethyltransferase, with translation MSEQSVYGASDSAAAKPRTKVRTLTLQKWKSEGHKWAMLTCYDYSSARVFDEAEIPVLLVGDSAANVVYGYDTTVPISIDELIPLARAVVKGAPHALVIADLPFGSYESSPTQALATATRFMKETGAQAIKLEGGERMVDQIAMLSAAGIPVVAHIGFTPQSVNGLGGFRVQGRGDSGDQTIHDAIAVQEAGAIAVVLEMVPAELATQITGKLTIPTVGIGAGPSCDAQVLVWQDMAGLTSGKTAKFVKRFGDVGGELHRAAAQYAHDVATGVFPAEEHSY, from the coding sequence ATGTCTGAACAGTCTGTTTACGGCGCTTCCGATTCTGCCGCAGCCAAGCCGCGCACCAAGGTCCGCACGCTCACGCTGCAGAAGTGGAAGTCCGAAGGTCACAAGTGGGCGATGCTCACCTGCTACGACTACTCCAGCGCGCGGGTATTCGACGAGGCCGAGATTCCGGTATTGCTGGTCGGCGACTCGGCCGCAAACGTGGTCTACGGCTACGACACCACCGTGCCGATCTCCATCGATGAGCTGATCCCGCTGGCCCGTGCGGTCGTCAAGGGCGCCCCACACGCCCTGGTGATCGCCGATCTACCGTTCGGCAGCTACGAGAGCAGCCCCACCCAGGCCCTGGCCACCGCTACCCGTTTCATGAAAGAGACCGGAGCGCAGGCGATCAAGCTCGAGGGCGGTGAGCGGATGGTCGATCAGATCGCGATGCTGTCCGCCGCGGGTATCCCGGTGGTGGCCCACATCGGCTTTACGCCGCAGAGCGTCAACGGGCTGGGCGGGTTCCGCGTGCAGGGCCGTGGCGACTCCGGCGACCAGACGATCCACGACGCGATCGCGGTGCAGGAAGCCGGTGCGATCGCGGTGGTACTGGAGATGGTGCCTGCCGAGTTGGCCACCCAGATCACCGGCAAGCTGACCATTCCCACGGTGGGAATCGGCGCCGGCCCCAGCTGCGATGCCCAGGTACTGGTCTGGCAGGACATGGCCGGGCTCACCAGCGGCAAGACGGCCAAGTTCGTCAAGCGTTTCGGTGACGTGGGCGGCGAACTGCACCGTGCGGCAGCGCAGTACGCCCACGACGTGGCGACCGGGGTGTTCCCGGCCGAAGAGCACAGCTACTGA